The sequence below is a genomic window from Lycium ferocissimum isolate CSIRO_LF1 chromosome 9, AGI_CSIRO_Lferr_CH_V1, whole genome shotgun sequence.
AGAGCTCTACACTCCTAAtgagtattaatttttttaacctaCTTGATTGCTGTTTTCCATCTAAAGCCAGTGCTAGATGCTGTTCATCAACTAATGTTTGGACAAGTCTCAgtaaaatataagaaatatatgTCAATGGCATGGTAATGTAGAGGCATCTATTTCTTGCCAATGGAAGAATAGTTCTGTGGTGTCATTTGTGTtcgattttcttttatttaccaTAATTGAAATTGCAAGTACTATTTCTCTATTAATATGAAGCTCATTATCTTCCACTTCTATTTGTGAATATGttataataatttttaagaGTGATATTTTCAGGTGGCACAATCATCTGAATCCTGGAATAAACAAGGAAGCTTGGACGCAAGAGGAAGAGTTGACTCTCATTCGTGCCCATCAAATTTACGGGAACAAGTGGGCAGAGTTAACAAAATTTTTGCCTGGAAGGTACTTTGAAGCTGTCGGTCATTCTCTTTTTAAGAACAAGAGTGTTTTCgtttctttttccctttgagTTGTTACGCTGAGAATTCCTACACTATTCTATATGACATGTAAAGATTTTGCTATGATTTTCAGGACAGATAATGCAATTAAAAATCACTGGAATAGTTCTGTCAAAAAGAAATTGGACTCGTATTTGGCATCAGGTTTACTTGCACAGTTCCCTTCTCTTCCTAATTTCAACCATCAGATCCAATCAATCCCTTCTTCGACAAAGATGGAACAGAGTAGTGAAGATGATAGTGTTCGTAAAGGAGCAGAAATGGAGGAAGTTTCAGAATGCAGTCAAGGTTCAAATCTTGCTGGCTGTTCCCAATCTACAAGTGACATGGGAAACGCATTTGTACATACAAGAGAGGAGGGAAAATTGCTGGAGGATTCAAATTATTGGAAGGACCCAAGCTCTAGTTCAGCACCATGTTCTGAATACTATGCCCCAAATTTTGATGATATTACTTTTTCAATGGCAGAAGTACCCAGTGGCTGGGCAGCATCCATGGGAAAAGATTGGCAGTTTAATCCAGATGACATACCTAATATTTCTCCTCTAGAGTTGATGCAGGATTCTTCAGGGCTCTTCATGCAGTGTCTAACTGGTAATGGGAATCATGACATGGTAACCTTTCCACAGCAAGATGCAATGAAGTTCGAAACGACTAATGACGGAAGTATGGTTGTGGGTTTAGATACGCCGAATGAGATGTTTACTTCTGTGGAGGGTTGCACGATGATATACCCTGAGGCAGGAATTCCTCAACGCTTTCCTTCTGAAACTGGTATGAATGGTGTAGATGAAACTGCGGGTTCTTTGATTTATCAGATCTCTGAAGGTGGAAATATGTCTATAGAAAAGGGAAATCCTCTCTGTTCAGATGTTATGGGAACTTCATCCTGTCAACCATGTTCTGTTCCTTCAGAGCAAAGCTCACTCATGTTTGGTATTGCCTCAAATCAGTTTCATAATCCTTCACAAGGACACCCAGCACAGGAGTCCGAAACGAGTAAATGTGATGGTCTTCTATATCCCACTGAATCTGATACTCCTTGTGACAACATAATGGGTGATCCTCTCCTGAAGGACCCACTGGATCAAACAAAAGATTCTGCACAGCTAGTTTCTGTGGATGATTTTGGCTCAACTCCTTCAAATACTTTTCAAACGTGTCCATTGGTGAATGGAAATTCGGGTGTAAAAGAAGATCAGAAGGATGGGGGAGCCTTATGCTATGAGCCTCCTCGTTTTCCGAGCTTGGATGTTCCATTTTTCAGTTGTGATCTTATACAATCTGGTAATGATCCACAGCAAGACTACAGCCCTCTTGGCATCCGACAGTTGATGATGAGTTCTATGAACTGTCTTACTCCATTTAGGTTGTGGGATTCACCATCAAGAGATGGTAGTCCAGATGCTGTCTTGAGAAGTGCTGCCAAAACTTTCACCAGTACACCTTCTATATTAAAGAAGCGACACCGTGATCTGGTGTCACCTTTGTCAGAAAAGAGATGTGGAAAGAAGCTTGAAAGTGATCTCCGTCAAGAATCATTCTCTAGTCTGGCTAAGGATTTTTCTCGACTAGATGTTATGTTTGACGACTCTGCAAATGAAAAAGCAACAATGTCTTCCCTAACTAAGGATCAAACTCTGGAACTTCAAGCTTCATCTGAAgataaagaaaacataaatcCAACTGAAGATGGACGAAAGGAGGACGACAAAGAACGCAATGGACTTTCGGGCTGTGGAACTTCTGAGAGACAGTTAGATGGAGGTGAACTTCACTGTAAAGAGCAAGGAACAAGGGATGGAAAAAAGCTTGGAGCCAATGAAGCAGTTGGAAAGGTGAGTCAAgtcattttattttcctttggCACCACTTTGTGTTTTCTGAGACTGAGAGTGGTGGTGGTTGGTGTCAGTATTTGGCAATACCATTTGATATTCAATATGTGAAAAAACATTCATTGGAAAATTTACACAACCAAAAAACTGGGGCTCGATGTTAAGAAATTCCTTCCTTTCCGTTCAAGATCTTGAATATctgcatttcctttgtttccaTTATTCTTAATGTGCTGGTGCTCTACAATCTTTTATAGTCTTGTTGCATGATACTGTAACATCTTTTATAGTCAATCTAATTTTGGGTTGACGttcaaattctttttgcaaGACCCATTGAACTGATTCGACAGAGAATCCATTAGTTGGAAATGACTTTTATGCTCTGCCTGTTTCAGATAAAACAGCCTTCTGGAGTTCTAGTTGAACTGAACGCAAGTGACCTGTTCTTTTCTCCTGATCGTTTTGGAGCCAAGTCTGACAGAGCTACAAATCTAAGCAATAAAGCTATAGGAAATCAGTATGCTAGACGGCTTGAAGCTGCATCGAATCAAGGTTCTGTTTCATCTTCATTTGAGACTTCATGTTTCTCTGTTATTTGCTCTCCTCGTATACGTGGAAAGAAGGATGGAAGTAGTTTTGTCATCACTACATCAATGCAATCCGCTCCAACATCAACTGCCTTGGAGAACGCAGCTGAGACTTCAGGAAATGTAGTTGGAACTGAGACTGTAAGCATGTaagattgttgttgtttctttactctcttttgtttttgattCATACCCTTTCCACAGCATTGCTCTCCCGCAAAATTAACGGCCCATTGACCCCATTTCTTCGCAGATCTGGAGAAACACCTTATAAAAGGAGTATTGAATCTCCGTCAGCTTGGAAATCTCCATGGTTCCTCAACTCTTTCCTGTCAAGCCCGAGACTTGATAATGAACTTACTTTTGAGGTAAATAGGATTTCGGAAATTACATGCTACGATGAGACTAATATCTTTATATTTGCTCTTTTCTTCTGTTCAAATTCTGCGCTCATATTCAAGTACTTTGAAACTTTGTAGGATCTTGCGCTGTTTATGAGCCCAGGTGACAGAAGCTATGATGCTATTGGATTAATGAAGCAATTGAGTGAGCAGACTGCAGGAGCATTTGCAGATGCCCAGGAGGTCTTGGGAGGTGATACTCCAGAGTCAATCCTACGGGGGAGGAACTCCAAAAACCAGAAAGCAGATGAAAATCATTCTCTTTTGTCCGCAAATGCTATGGTATGTCCAATCCCAATGTCAAGATGATTGCAAAATAATCTCGTGCCCagttgtgattttttttttttttaatatcctatgctaatttttggaagtgtTTTCAGATGTCATAACTATGCAGTTCTGTTAATGTGTTTTCAGATATTGCATTTTTTCAGAAATGTTATCATCTTTTCCTCTTAATTTTTCGTAATCCTTTCGGAAAATGAACTTGAAAGAAAAATACTGTTATTCTTCCCTTTAGAGTTTGTTCCAAAGAATGACGCTTTTTTATCTTTGTAAATTTTTTTAGCTTGAAACTTCCCATTTTATTCTCAACGACATTTATATCCATAGGAATGCCCTATTATGTTTAGGACCACAAGTCCTAAGGATACTTTTGGTGCGTGGAAAAAGtctgttttttctttctcaaactCTGTATCTAGTCAAACATCACATATTAATTGGAACTGAGGCATTTGGACCAGAGTAATATCTTGCTTGTAGTAAATCTTTTCTGACAAATATTACTCCAACAAGTTCAAGGTTCCTCATTTTCTATTGTCTGTTGATTTGCAGAGTGAGAGGCGTACGCTTGATTTCAGTGAATGTGAATCACCTGGAAAGGGAAAGGCAACTGAAAATTTTGGCACAAGCAACAACAGCTTTTCAAGTCCTTCTTCCTACTACCTCTTGAAAGGCTGCAGGTAGCAGCAAGTCCTTTCAGGGTAGAAATTCTTGATGTAACATATATAAGATTGATATACCTgtgtgtatttttttgttttttatttttgccttATACAAATACTTGTCCAATTGTTTGTCAAAAGATATGGATTAGATGTTATCATTTCATTAAACATTATTCTGCTTAATCCCATTGGTTAAATAAGAAAACCAATTTGTACAAAGCCCTTCTTTAAGCTTCATTTTGCAGGAACAAATGCTACTGCATCCAGGGAGAAAATAAGAATTGTGTGGCAATGGGTGAACAAAAAATAGTGATTTTGTTCTTACTCCTTGCCTCTCTGATCTGAATTGGGAAACATGGCTTGGTCTAGATGTGATTTTTTGACATTTACTTTGGTTGCATTTTGTTCACCTGTTGGTACACAAAAAATGTGGCTCAAATAGTAGCAAGTTCGCGAATTCTTCAGTAAACAAGCAACTCCTTCCTGTGAATGAAAAACTTGTAAAAGAAATCTATTAAAGATATAATATTAAGCAGCCCTTTCCACTGCCTGATGAAACTGCCCTTTGCTCAAGATGGTGAGGCCTATACAGCCAAGTTTGGAGCTTAATGGTATGTTTGAAATGGCATCAGTCATCACTGATTTTTATTCTTGAACCGGACTCTGAttatctccaatatgttgtaagATTACAAGTAACTGAAAGTTGGAGCCAACATAGATGGATAAGCGCATCATGTTGAACTATAAGCAAGTGTCTCACATTGCTTCATATGAGGCTAATTAAGTGGTAGATGGATTAGCAAAATATGCTAAAACTCTAGAAGCAGCAAAACTCCTATTTGTGTTTCAGCAGCTACCAAGAGATGCAGAAGGAACTTTTCAATCGGATAAATGGTAACTCCCAAGATACAATATGACAaagctaaattttttttttttgtaagctAACTGTATATTCTGATAAGAGTAGAGAATGGATTGTTCAAGTGTAAACAGGAGTCTCTCATATCCAATGTTCAcctctttcctttttctgtTGGGAGGTCAAGTATGCCTTCATTTGTTACTGATATAACACACTCCCTGactcgcaaaaaaaaaaaaaaaaaaaaaaaaagcctctTCCACTATTATCCGAACATACTATTTTAAGTATTCGAGAAATCTATTTCTGGAGAAGTGAATGACCCAACATCTACTGTGTGACAAGAGGTTCTTGTCTATTGAATCAGCTCTTTTTCTGgagtatacaaaaaaaaaaaaaaaaaaagagaagtgtTTATTGGGCATCACTTTTGTAGAACGATTTGATCATTCGAAGGCAGCTTATTTAAGATAGCCTCAGTTCGTAACTTCTCCACATCTAGAACAGTAACAACGGAAAGAGTATGTTGGATCCTGCCGCCACACATAGCAATCCAACCAACTCATCCAAATTTACTTCTCCAGTTTCCTTTTACCCCTAATAAATTCCTTTCCGTGTACATCTGAGATGCCCAATAAACACTTCTACCGAACTTAATTCAAAAAAGTGAGAAGAACCAATTTTGAAAAATTGCCGTCCAACTTCACTGAAAGGACTGATCTTGGATCAGCGATCATCCATATATCAGCTTTAGTGTATTCATTCAATGTTCCACCTAGACTTTGTTGCACGAAATGAAAAATGTATCCGAAACCCGTCAAGCTGAGATGGCACTCAACCAATAAATACGGGGTAGACAAACTAGTAATGCAGCACACACGTGTCCTCATCAGAAGGTGTCATTCTGGAAGATCAGCTTAATGAAAATAAGTTGATTGGAAAACAAGCTTTAACTTCATTCAGATAAagcaaaataattatttaaaattgctAAGTAATAACTGTAGGTATGCTATTTAGCACTATTTTAGCAACTAAGCCCGAAGGTATTACGAAAATAGGATTGCTATATTAAGCAAAATCTGTTTATTCTAGTCACTACTGATGTAGGTTTATTATAACCTCCAACAAAGAGGTAACTAGTTATTACACCTGAACCACCATATTCCACAGAGAGGGGGGAATCGCCATTGAATCTACTTGAACCGAAAATACTCGTCCAACCAGAATGACAGCAGCGAACAACCTCAGATAAAACAGGAACGAACATTAGTAGCCAGTAACACCTCTACGAGCCCCAGTCACAGCAGCATGGATGGCATCTGCTAGATGTGGAACTGTCCTGGAGCTTAGACCTGCCATGCTAATGCGTCTGCAAAAACAAATATATGATACTCGTCAAAGGCTTTGGATCATCTGATAAGCAAGTTTCATAGAAGTTGCCACAATTTTATACCAACTTAGTTAGAATTACGCTCTAGAAATGTTCATTATTAGTGTTCGTGAAAGCTAAGGTAGCAAGAAACTACAAAAAGAACTAAGTGATGGATGATAAAATTTTAAACAAGTTCTTCCCCACTCTCTGCTTTACCTTCCTTCCAAGGTCGTAACTGTGTTACTTTACCAGGAAATAAAATCACATATCAGTTGTTGGGGAGACATAATATTGTCTAATATGACAAACAGAGCTTTGTGCCGTAGAAATAACACATTACCCATCTGATGTCATGTAGATGTGGTATTCTTTGGTCATGAAGGCAACTTGTTCTTTGTTAAGTCCCGTGAAAGTGAACATTCCAATCTGCTTGATAATGTGACTCCAGTCACCAGGGGTACCTGCCAATCAAATTGACGTGAATAGAAATAcatatcttgttcatgaaatgtttGACATTTAAATGGATTAAAGAGTGCCTGACCAAAAGAAAGGAATTGATAACTTATAGAGACATCATGATTCTAACACTGATGTGCCTACAGAGAGTTACAATGTAATACTTTTAATATAATGCGGATGGCGTCAAATCACAAACCTTGAGGGGAATATTGGAGGAATGAAACATCAAAACACGAGTTGACCCAAGAGTTTTACTTCACCAAAAGGCATCACAGAAAGAACGTGCTTGGGGATGGTTTTCTAAAGGTGTAGAAAATCCATTAAGCCATCGTTACAGGGGGTTAATCCCTTAATTGTAAGCAATATTTTATCAAGGATGGTTTTCTAAAGGTGTAGCAAAATCCATTCAGCCATTGTTATGGGGCGTTTAATCCCATAATAGTAAGCAATATTTTTTCAAGGAGAATTATACAAGGAATTGATGAAAGCACTAAGGAAGATCGAGATGCATTATGTTTTGGGgacatatttgaaattttgtaaTTCTGGGTTTTGTTTGCCTTCTCTTTTTCCTGGTTACGCTTTCATTCAAGGAGAATGAGCTAGTTGGTCCATTTTGTCAATTATAGGACAAATGAACTGGACAAATTGCAACAAATTCTATAGGCAGAAATATACGACATTAATAtgtatatttcatatataaggACACCTGAACAAGAATgatcaaaatgagaaaaagagcAGAGGCCGATGCAacacatatgaaaaacaagcgTACGTGAAAGTATTGCTAGCAATGTTACCTCTAGCACGTAAAGCGTCAAATAATTGCTGGCGCATTCTGATGATTCGATCAGCCATTGCTTTCAACTCAAGAGTCCATTCATGGTACAAGTTTCTGCAGGATTTTGGTGATTTATTTTGCAGAACAATGACTAAACCTAATTTCTGAACATAAACTGGAATATACAGAAACTAGGAAATGACTTTTTAAATGGTTGATATATTACCTGTCTTTGAGGATTGTAGCAACTATTGATGCACCATGAATTGGCGGATTGGAATACATTGGCCTAATCACCAATTTCAACTGGCTCTCAACTCTGCTTGCTACATCAGCATTCCTGCAGACCTGCAGATTTGAGAAAATTTAAGGAGATGTAACTATCAGCAGTGTGTAACTGTGATAAAACTATCACAGGTTctgttggttgagcatgggcatggggctttcataatggaggtctcaggttcgaaaccccctgcctacgacagtaggggatttgccttctgggtcgagctcgtcgcaccgggcttgcctagtgcgtgTTACCTcttctgtgtggtttgcgagctattgcacagaaGCTGGGTTTACcttgtgcgcacccgaagggtagcggctgcaggttcccatgtcatcatccaaaaaaaaaaaaaaaaactgtgatAAAACTATAGTACACCATATTACGCAGACTGCCTGCCATAATAGGTTGATTCATTCTTGagatattcatccatttgaaGATGGCACCAATATGCTACAAACTTTTGATATCTCGGGATGActaaaaaattccttttttggGTTATGTTCAAGGCTGTCAcgtttatatattttaaagttAGTTATAAGGCTTAAACAGTTCATATAGCTACCAACTCTAATGTACCTCCATAGTTAAGCACCAGAAAAAAGGACAACttagaaaacaataaaaaaagcATCATTATAAATATAATCAAACGTGATTCgagaaaaagaagacaaaagaaCAAATGGACATTCAAATGTTTCAGAATGAGGCATAGGTATACTTTAGACGTACAATGCTTAAAGCTCCGACACGTTCACCATAAAGTCCCATATTCTTTGCATAACTTTGAGCAACAAGTACTTCACCTCCATCTGCCACAAACATGCGAACAGACTGTGCATCTGTGTCTAGGCTTCCACTAGCAAAGCCCTATAATATCAAAGTTCGAATATCAGGATTAATTAACATATATTGAACAAATTGGCTCATTTTTAAATGCTCATATAGAAAAATCCAAAAAGCTCTTAACTTCAGTCGATTGATGATTTGTCTTACCTGATATGCACtatcaaagaaaggtaacaatCCTTTTGATCTCATCAATCTCCTAATTTGCTCCCACTGATCAAGGGTTGGATCCACACCAGTGGGGTTATGTGCACAAGCGTGAAGTAGCACTATCGCTCCTGACGGAGCAGATCCAAGGTCTTCCAACAAACCTGTCATGTACAAGAAGAAACTTCTGTAAATAAGTCGGCAATACGCGACACAAGCACACAATATTTAAAGTTAGTCTCTCAGGTTTAAACATATAGATTGCATTACATTTAAGTTCAGATGTGTCTTAAATTCCTTTTATCATAAAGTATTATATCTATATTCCTCCACTCTCTTATTTTCTCCAAGAGCATTAGAGCCTCTATGTTCATGTAGATACCCTAAATAGCTTTCCTCTTTCGAAGAGTCTCCCAGCCAAAAGTCAATTTTTCACAGTTCTACTATTCCAGCCTTTTCCAGTGACGATTCCGATGGCACCACTTCTCTTTATTGTGACTACTGTTGCAACATCAAGCCTCGTTCCCTGTGTCTCTTACCTACGCAGCACCATGCTTCATTTCAATAATCGTTCCGGTAACACTGGCTCTTTTAGATGGTTTCCTGGCCCCTACCCTTTCCCCTGTCCATTCAGAAGCACCGCCTCCTTTTGACCAGAATTATTTCCATTCTTCCTCCTATACTCTGACCATTGCGGTGGCAGACATATTGTTGAACATTTCAGCAACTGAAATTTTTTCGACAAGATCCAACAATTTATTGATCTAACTGGTAACTTTTCTATGATTTCAGCAGAGAAGTCGAATTGTTTTCCCTCCTTTTGGTTCTGAGCTATGCGTTAGAATGTCAAAATTTTAAGAGCTAATGGTAGTTAGTCCCTAATATGTTAAGTATCAGACAGATAAATTAGATGTGTGTTGCATTCCATtgttatcaacaacaacaaaaacaacatacccactgtaatcccacaagtggggcctgggtagggtagagtgtacgcagaccttacctctaccttgcaTTCCATTGTTATCAAGTTATATAGTTATCTCTCTTCTCGTATTTTCTCACAGGAAAATAGTTATAAAGAAAAAGCACAGAGGATGATGGCTTTACAAGTTTGTCCAATAATTACACGCTATCTAAattgtgtttttattatttatgcAACCGAATGAGTGAAACACATTCAACCTCAATTCAATTCAGATTTATGATAATTTGCAATCAAATACCAGAATAAGACTGAAAAAAACATCGATCTTTCCGGAAGAGATTAATAGCAAACTGGATAGCCATAGATATCTACTGGAACAATATCCTGTTACATCACTTTCTCGTAAAAAGAGTTTCGTACCTTGAAAATGGAGTCCACGGGTTGCTGGATCATAGTAGCGGTAACTCTTAACTGACAACCCAGCTAAAGTAAAGATCTTTGGGTGGTTTCCCCATGTTGGTTGGGGAATATAAATAGTCCGCTGCAGAGAGAATTACATCAAGATCTATTCGACTTTGAAGATTGTGAAGGAAACAAAAATGTAATTAAGAAATCAAAGCAGATTTACTTGATGATAATGTCGAGCCAAAAATTCAGCTCCAACCCTCAATGAGCCTGTGCCGGACAAGCACTGCACAGTTGTTACTCTGTTCTCTTGAATAGCAGGGCTGttccaagaaaagaaagtaaaagatcATAAAAGCCACTGGTATAATTTGAAGCatattaataactctcttttaacCCAAATTTATATGAAGTCTAAAGTTTTGGTTGTCCTAAACTTAATACAACGAACAGCTGAAAGAGCTTGCTAGACACATAAGATAAACCTGTCAGACAGCTCCAGATATTGATCTAACACTTCACCACGTGCATCCAAATTTGCCTATTTAGATGCTAATGCTATAACCAAATTTTGAAACCACATTTGCAAATAGTTATCGCTTAAATTAGATCACAGAATGAAACCACACAGAGAAATTATGAGTACATCTGATAGCACCAGCCAACACGGAAGCAAAATATATGCAGGTGAGGGGCAGTTCCATGAACAACTGACACATGGAATGGCATGGACGGAATAGTAAGTCAATTGACAAATGTGACGTGGCAGATGTTAATAGACGCTTCACAAAAATCTATGAAGCAATCAAACACTTGGTAATGAAGCCTGAATATTTTGAGGTACTATCTTATGCAACAACATACACTAACTGCCTGCATATCTTATCAGCAAAACTAAATATAGAACGGGAACTTCTGTACCTATCAGCACCAAGTATCAGCTTAGCACTCAATTTATTGAAGTCTGCCAGCCCAGTAATTGAAAGGTACTCTTTAACACGAGACCTGCAGAAACCTTAAAGGTTAATCACATAGGTTTAATAAAAAATGTGGGTTCAAATTTCGTCAAGTGGAAAGCAAGTACCTGTCATTTACTAGTTGCTGCTCTGCTTTTCTTACGACATTCAAAACAAGAGGTTTTCCTTCCTGAAAAAATACGTTAGTATTGTTAGCTGATTCGTTCCGATATAGCAACAAACCAAGAAGGGCGTCTTCTAAAATTTGAGAAAGCGGGGGCACTAAGCATCCACAAGTCCATTGCTAATAAACATCCTTCCTCCGCCTTACCTTTTAACCATTTAAGATATTAAAAACTTAAATCCAGCTAAGAACTTTAACAGCTCAATTGGCTCCAACAGGCAAATAACAAAATTTGTTTTCGTCTGTGAGTGAAAAATCAACACGTCAACTCAAGAGATTCATCGTTTGAGTACACCGTAAAAAGGTTGGAGCAATTCAAACCCCGAGAGATAAACACCTCCCTGCACGCCCAGGACTGGACATTTGAGTGGACAATATAAGACGGTCCACACTAAAAATGGAAATATATCACGAGGCGCCGAACTTAGCAGATATAGGAAAACTGTTTACTCTGCTTTATTCTTgttttatataaaaaagaaaaatcacaaaCTGTTTAGTGTATTTGACAGTGATATAACAGAAAAATGGAAGCAACTTGAGTAATATCACTAACTTAGCCAATCTAAGGTAGTTTTTTCCATATCTTTGTAATCCCAGAACAGCCAAGTAGgttatataaattttatcaGTCATGGCAACCATAATCGAAAACAATCTTTTTTAGCAAAGCAGCAGCCAAACACGTCAGCATTGGATGAACTATTCAAAACCAATATAACAACACAATCACCAAAACAAATCATAATTTCTTTCTACTAATAGAATTACGTCAACCGGGAGAAACTAAAAAGCAGATCCATTTGTCAATTGTAATTTTCATCTTATTCATGTTTTTGGATTTAATATCTGAATCATGATTGCCCGcattgattaaaaaaatgtaaagaaataATCAGGCAAAAGAATGATCACCTCTGTCCTGTAGGCACCAACTCCCAAATTCAACTTCACAGGGCTGGTATCTTTATTGTATGCAACAGTAACCTAATAACAAAAACATAACACCAATATATGTCATGAAGACTTCAATCAATCTATATtcgaaatttaaaaagaaaatcgcAATGATATCATAACAGAAACTAAACCACAGTAGACCTCTACAATTAGACACATTTTTGCAAGATATtaatattcattttcattttgtgCGCTCATTTGATATGTAAACAGAATCAAACAACCTGATCAATGAATGTCATCTCCTCCTCACCCAAAGCAAAAAACGGAATTTGAAAAATTCAATCATTTCCATTTCTATCAATCTGAAAAATTCAAGTGATTGAACTCACAAAAGATATCATCCATTTAGGAATAATAAACTGAATTCAATTCAGTATTAAAAGAATGAGCCGGATGTCCCTacgattttgaaaagaaaaagaaaaaactaaaattgCTTCAAATTCAGCTCATAATATGAAAAGTATACACAGAACATTAAAcacgaacacacacacacaaatacagCGAGTGTGTGTATTTGTGCGCTACAACTAATCTGTATTAGAAATTCAAAAACGGCAAAGATcataagagaagaaaaaagaatattcaattcaacataaaaatGAGGATGTTCTTACgattaaaaaaacaaactaaa
It includes:
- the LOC132029854 gene encoding transcription factor MYB3R-1-like, whose protein sequence is MESDRISTPSDGTSTSLQSNSLQRVRPLHGRTSGPTRRSTKGQWTPEEDEILRKAVQRFKGKNWKKIAECFKDRTDVQCLHRWQKVLNPELVKGPWSKEEDEVITELVKKYGPKKWSTIAQHLPGRIGKQCRERWHNHLNPGINKEAWTQEEELTLIRAHQIYGNKWAELTKFLPGRTDNAIKNHWNSSVKKKLDSYLASGLLAQFPSLPNFNHQIQSIPSSTKMEQSSEDDSVRKGAEMEEVSECSQGSNLAGCSQSTSDMGNAFVHTREEGKLLEDSNYWKDPSSSSAPCSEYYAPNFDDITFSMAEVPSGWAASMGKDWQFNPDDIPNISPLELMQDSSGLFMQCLTGNGNHDMVTFPQQDAMKFETTNDGSMVVGLDTPNEMFTSVEGCTMIYPEAGIPQRFPSETGMNGVDETAGSLIYQISEGGNMSIEKGNPLCSDVMGTSSCQPCSVPSEQSSLMFGIASNQFHNPSQGHPAQESETSKCDGLLYPTESDTPCDNIMGDPLLKDPLDQTKDSAQLVSVDDFGSTPSNTFQTCPLVNGNSGVKEDQKDGGALCYEPPRFPSLDVPFFSCDLIQSGNDPQQDYSPLGIRQLMMSSMNCLTPFRLWDSPSRDGSPDAVLRSAAKTFTSTPSILKKRHRDLVSPLSEKRCGKKLESDLRQESFSSLAKDFSRLDVMFDDSANEKATMSSLTKDQTLELQASSEDKENINPTEDGRKEDDKERNGLSGCGTSERQLDGGELHCKEQGTRDGKKLGANEAVGKIKQPSGVLVELNASDLFFSPDRFGAKSDRATNLSNKAIGNQYARRLEAASNQGSVSSSFETSCFSVICSPRIRGKKDGSSFVITTSMQSAPTSTALENAAETSGNVVGTETVSISGETPYKRSIESPSAWKSPWFLNSFLSSPRLDNELTFEDLALFMSPGDRSYDAIGLMKQLSEQTAGAFADAQEVLGGDTPESILRGRNSKNQKADENHSLLSANAMSERRTLDFSECESPGKGKATENFGTSNNSFSSPSSYYLLKGCR
- the LOC132029857 gene encoding aspartate aminotransferase, cytoplasmic — protein: MHIQQQSASPSADRRLSVLARHLETSSSVAAKQWIMAAPTSSGTQSVFAHIVRAPEDPILGVTVAYNKDTSPVKLNLGVGAYRTEEGKPLVLNVVRKAEQQLVNDRSRVKEYLSITGLADFNKLSAKLILGADSPAIQENRVTTVQCLSGTGSLRVGAEFLARHYHQRTIYIPQPTWGNHPKIFTLAGLSVKSYRYYDPATRGLHFQGLLEDLGSAPSGAIVLLHACAHNPTGVDPTLDQWEQIRRLMRSKGLLPFFDSAYQGFASGSLDTDAQSVRMFVADGGEVLVAQSYAKNMGLYGERVGALSIVCRNADVASRVESQLKLVIRPMYSNPPIHGASIVATILKDRNLYHEWTLELKAMADRIIRMRQQLFDALRARGTPGDWSHIIKQIGMFTFTGLNKEQVAFMTKEYHIYMTSDGRISMAGLSSRTVPHLADAIHAAVTGARRGVTGY